In the Arachis hypogaea cultivar Tifrunner chromosome 20, arahy.Tifrunner.gnm2.J5K5, whole genome shotgun sequence genome, taaaatattaagacataatttaattatatatattttttaccaaacataatacataaatttaatttagtGTCAATCTTTCCATCTTTATTTTGGAGTGTCTATCTCCTTTTGAAATGAAATCTAAAAATTATCATATTTAAGATGAATAACTTTgagtctatttttaaaaaaattcaagattaaaaataatatttcaaatattaaaatattaaaagacgAATTTAAAACGCAATCTAAATATTAAGGATTAATACAGTAATTTAGCCAAACATTGAACAAACAAATCAACACAGAATCAATTCCATTCTACTCTTATCAAAGTGCctagattttcttccatatttattGGAGGAATTATTTGAGCTTCGTCATTTACAAATTACAACACTTTAACAAATAAATATTAGggatttttactaaaataaaattaaaaacacctAATTACTAGATTTTTCTTAATGAAAAATAATTACacatatatcttttaattttttattattatgtaaatcgtgctaaaataacttttttaacaattaaattatgaggactgcaaatagtgttgcagattgtatggttaaagcagctgcttctgtcgcggacattcactcgaattggagccaaccatggagtgagcttcaacatctaatagatttagatatgaccctagccaattaatttggttttgctctttttttttctttcttttctatttagtcacaaaaaaaaaattatgagaaatgcTAGGGCCAGCAGAATTTGTGATGTGTAGTCATTAATTAGtcatcatcaatatttttaatagtgtgagatgaCATCTAATAATGTAGaattacttatttttcttttgacgATTAAGTGCTGACCAGATTTCAATAAAAATGCTTGCCTCTTAGATTTTctcttaaattatatataaattataggtGCCTAGGGATGAGCACGGGTCGCGGGTACCCAATTATCCATCCGAACCCAAACCGaactaattaaattggttctgaaacCAACGGATAATCGggtccaatccaaaccaaatcaattatTATCTCTCTAGCAATTGGTTTGGGTAGCGATTTCAGGGTGTGGAATCCAAACCAACCCGTAGATCCgaccatatattaattaaatacaaaaataaaaattttaaaaatatatatgtcttttaatatgtttgaattttaatgtttttagtgtttaatatgtttggatATTAATGTGTTTAATTTTTAATGGAGGAGTATTAGGagacagcaacttttgtgatttgtagccatcaaatagtcatcaatgatgattttaatggtgtgagattagtgtgagatttcatccaactttgctggttacatgctagctaaaatttgaaaaagttactggcccctaaacttttcctttttaatgtatttaatgtttaatatatttggattatttctattaatgttacatgtttattataCTTacagaatttttaagataaaaattttattttctattttttattaatgttacatgttttttttaaaaccaaaatcATAAATTAAGAACCCAAAATAAATGTTATTACCTGAAGTATCTCCATCTGAAACTGAGATCTGTTGATCAGAGACAGAAACTGACAAGAAGGAGGCGATAAGGACGCAAAAGACCAACAAAAAAGAGACGAGAGAACGCGACGGGCCCGCAAAGAAGAGGCGACAAGATTGGAGTCGGGGATGTTGAGGCTGGACCGCTGGAGGTTGAGGGTAGAGACTAGAGAAAGTGACAGAGAGTAGAGACTGGGTCAATGAGGATGGGAATTGAGATCAAGGATAGATGGTGACCAAAAAAGAAGGCTGAAAAAGTGACCAGAACGATTTTACAATTTTGCcggaatgagaattggatttggcagtatataaaaaataaaaaataaaaacagtaaaattggtgaaaaattttgaagtaataaaattttaattttgggagTTTTGTAACTCCTGTTACTTGAGATTAAAATTTGCTGTAAATTAAGACCTAAAACCACGAAAGAAAAAAATCTGGTTTTCTTAACTAATTTGAGGGAGTTTTTTAAAACTTCTATTATAAAATTCCTATAAaactgtgtttttttttttttttttttttgtagtaatAGGATATTAAACATCCAGAATCGGTTGTAAATCACTGTAATTCCGAACATAAATTCTACAATGATTTACGTCCAAACATGAATATCAACAGTAGAACGATTTACGTGCAAATTTGCCAAACCATTAAGACATAATTCCCACTCACACATATTTAAAAGCTACAtagtaggggtgcacatgggtcggGCCACATCAAGTTTAGCTTAACTCAGATCCGATCTGAAATATAGACCGAGTTTAATTTTTAGACCCTAACCTGATCATAGATCCGATGAAACCTACACACCTTCAGGCCGGCTGAAAACTGGGTAAAAACTAGATAAAAACCGAGTCTTTAGTAtgtaaaaatcacctaatctccaaccattatttcaaaattcacatagtaaaattcacttaaaaaaatataacaagaaccaactcttttctaaaattaaagcataaccataatcaatactaatattgtctaataacaccaaatatttaaatcaatacaaataatacaatattatgcattagtctaaagtcttatgcattttaaacacaAAACATTAACTAataatcttataatgactaataacacaaaatattaaggtttacaatatttaaattctaaataagaATAGTCATCATCCATCACAAATAACACAacatattaattgtgtatgacgACCGGACCACCGGGCCGAATTCGGGTGACCCGAaaatggcccggacccgacccaaaataatgaccgggtctatttttgagacccttatccggttctagacccgatgaaatcacactaaattagcccctaaagtatTCGAGGTCGGACCGAATTTTTGGGTCGGACCGGGCCATGTACACCTATACTACATAGGATATAGAGTGAAGAcaaaacaaagggaaaaaaaaaaaaaaagaaattcactATATGATATTTTACACATTCTCCCTGTATCTTTATATTTTTCGTATAAACTTTGGagaatttataacaataaatattcatataactgaaataagataatataaattcaaaaaAGGAAAGGCTCTGAAGGTTCACAACAATATGTATACTTATTACCATTATCTGCAACCTTTCTTGCATGAATCCAACTTTTGTTTGTGAGCCTTAAAGAGCTTGTTGCAATTATCAACACACTGTTTTAGTACTATGCATTTGTCAATGCAGTATGTTTTCCTCACCTGAAATTTCTGATGGGTTTCGTTGCATTTATTGATACACGCATTCAAATTAGACACATCATGATAAGTTGGAGCCCAAGTTCGTCGCCGGCGAAcaagtggtggttgttgataaataatagcatcaaagaaatcAGGAATAAAAGAACAAATAATTACTCCAATTATCAATATCATTAGTGTGTAAGGCACAACATTTCTAGCCATAGGTGTCTGTTTGTTTTCCTTAACAGTAATGTCTGTCTGCTACTATCGTTATTATTTGtatgttttttatatatatatatatcatatatgtACCATGAATCTAGCTAGAAGCAGAAGATTCCTTGCTTATTAGTGTTCTTTCCCTGTTTCCAAGAGtcgtaaattatatatatatatatcattctcCTTGTAGTAAAATGTTGTTTCAGAATAGTTTTTTAGTTTGATTGAACTTATTGACTCTTGAGTTCAACGAATTACGAAGAAACATTCATTAATAATATGTTACATGACCAAAAAACGTGTATTTCACAGTAtatcaaaaagttaaaaaaatgtctttcaattcttaatttcttattatgtaacacataatttttttaagttaatgagttatagctcaaatggtataATTTTCTCATACTCACTTAAGCATATTCAAGTCtttctatctttggtaaaaaaaaatttaatgaaaataaaaaatgtgatttaatcaattgtataattttttattaaaataacatttatatattataattagagtaaagtatcatttatgtccccaacgtttgggtaaGTCTCAAacatgtccctaacgttttaaacgtcctatttgtatcccaaACGTTTCTAAATCGAATCAATATTGTCAACCGTCAAAATGACTAACATGTCGTTAACAGCGTTGCATACGTGGACGTTATTATACACGGTGGTAGGGCGTTTGTTGTTACcgttattgaattaaaaaaaataagataaatgtCAAGAGAGGGTCCTCTTCGAAACCCTAATCGCAAAATCTTGGCTTCTCCTTGCTGCTGCACCGTCTCTCAAGGTCGATTTCCTGTGCGTGAGAGAATATGGAGTATGAAGCATGCCAATCTGAAGCGACGCAAGGCAGCAAGCAAGCCACACGAAACAGAAACCAAACACGTCGTAGGAGGACAACTTGCTACTGTGGGGAACGGCCTGTGCTCGCCACGTCGTCGACGGTAGAAAATCCTGGGCGGAGGTTCTGGGGTTGCGTTAATTTTGAGGTGAGGTTTAGCCATATGTTTATTTGTTGTTGAGTTATATGTTTTGACCATCTGTGGGTGTGACTCGGCTGTCTCATGTTTCGTCTAGGTTGGAGAAGAATGCGGCTATTTTGTATGGGCGGAACCAGAAGAAGATCCCTCACATATTTCAAGGTTAAGAATGAAGGTCAGAAATTTGAAGGGCAAATTGGATAAGGTTGAGTTCAGGTTCATGGTTGTAGTGGGAGTTGCTTTAATTGGATGGACAGTTTCACTgatattggtttttgaaaaaacaaccacaaccaaattTGGGAGACTTTTACTACAATGATGTTGCTGGAGATAATGAGGTTTAGGAGAAAATTTTTAGATACCTAAATTGTGCTCTATATTTTGGCTTAGAAATAACAATAATGTTGAACTAGTTGCTGTTTTGTTGAACTCAATGAAATTGTAATGCAATGATGTTGAGTTGAGTTAAGTTTGATGAAAGGCTAGATTGTGCATGTGTAATTAAATGCAATATTAGATTGTGCAGCTGCAATGTTGTTTTAGTGTACTCATCCGAATTGTAAAAATGAATTGAATGAAATGAAGTGTTATATTTTGCATCCTATTTAAATCAAGCAATTCATTAACATAACAACAATCAGTTCTGTAACATATTACTTAATCATTAACCATAACATTGTCATTGGCTACAACCACAACAGATTCACAGCAAAATAACAAAACAAGAGCAACACATTTTACTCCACAATAACGGTCTGAGATAACAAACTATAGTCTTTAAACTAGTTGCCACACATTATAATGATACTAAAGAGAAATTTTTTACTCAAAAATAAAGTTTTCAGAAAACATAAAACTGCACACATCATAATTGTCACATCTTTTTCCATGCTTTGGGAGGTGTCCTAGCCATGAACTTGAGTTGGGATTTGTTGATGTTCTTTGATGGGCTTGGTAGCACCCTGAGATTGTTGTCCTTGAGTTATTTTCCATAATTATTGTTGGACGAGGTCAACTTAGCCTTTTTTGAAGTAGCCTGAGAGTGTTGGAAACTCACATCATTGGCAGATGATTTTCTCTTTGGTCTTGACATTGTGGTCTTCTTTGAAGCAGCTTGGGATTGCTTAGAAGCCTGGCTAGAGATAGTACTAGAGATAGTGTTAGAGATAGTGCCAGAGATGATTCTTGAAGCTCTTCTTGTGATCCAGCAACAGGTCCGTTTGATGTGACCTCTAGCAAAACAATAGGAGCACTTCTGATTCTGCCCTTCGCGAGACACTCCTCCCCTAGTTGGGTTCTCATCTGCAGCTTTATTTCGTTTTAGTTTAGGCCTTCCAATGGGTTTTCTGTAGATTGGTGGCAAAACGTCATCAAACTGTGTCTTCTCTCACAGGTTGGGGCCATTCACGGGATATACCACATGTTGGTGGCACTCAGAGTAAGTTGCTTTCTTGTAACAGTTTTCAACAAAGTTGTCCACATTGAAGCACATCTTCCTAATGCAGGTCATTGCATGAGCACAGTGGATTCTGGACAATTGAAACTTCCTGCACGAACACTCGTGAGTCTTCAAATCAACCACAAACTTCTCTTTGCCTCCATGAATACTAGTTACCTCATATTTGTCACGACCAGCATACGTGCTCACCCACTTACCACTTGCATCAGCTTGTTTTTCAACCTTAATCCTGATACGGGGCAACACCTCTCTTGGGTATTCAATTATCCGATCCCTATTATCAGCCCAACGCCTCATTATGTATACTCTGATGTCTTCAAGCATGCTGACTATTGGTCTCTCTCTGGCATCCACAATCACAGAGTTAAATACTTCACACATATTGTTTACCAAGGTATCACACTTAGACCAAGTCTCAAACTTATGCCGGCACCAATATCTGGTTGGTATCTCCATTATCAACCTTTTGGATATCAGCCATCCTCCTCTCCCACTCTTGTAAATAAGTAGCCTTTGCAGCATTCCACATCATTAGTTTTAGTTGCAGCCCTGGGAATCTCTTCCTGAAATTACTGTAAAGATGTCTAACATAGAATCTATGATCCACTCCGGGAATGAGTTCATCGAAGGTTggaactaaaccctaaacccaccaTACACAGTTGATGCAGTAGTTAAATCAGAATGATATTTGATAGGCACAATTAAATCAATAACTGACCGAATACAATTCAAACAATAACTCATACAATTCAAACACTAGGATCAATAAAGTAGCTTTCAGTTGAGGTGAGTTTAGAAATAAGTACCTTCTGTTGGTCAGACATGAAGGTGCATCTCCTTATCTTGTCACAGCCAAAGTCATCACACAGATTGGTAAGAAACCAAGTCCATGTGTCTTTAGTTTCTGCTTCAACCACTGCATAGGCTATTAGCAATATCTGGTCGTTCGGGTCCCACCCAATAGCCGTGAGAAGTTGACCTCCATATGGTGTCTTGATGAAGCACCCGTCAAGGCAAATTATTGGTCTGCAAACCATAAAACTCTTTTTGCATGCATCAAGGCACACATAGAGTCTTTGAAACTTTGGCCTTAAATCCCCACCAGGTTTTAGTCTCTCAGAAGCAAACTCAGGTGGTCTCTCCCCTTGCAACTTCACTGTAGAACTCGGGTTAGACCTCAGCAATTCATGACAGTAGTCATAGAGTCTTCGATACTGCTTTATGTACGTTTCTTGTAACTCATCAAATGCAAACTGTTTAACCCGGACAGCTTTAGACTTAGTCAGCTCTACATTCCACTTGTTGTATGCTTTTTTCATTAGTGTGGAGAGCTTTATCTTTGGATTCTCAGCAATCTTTTTTAGAAACACCTTGCTCAACCATCTTGCATGCATAATCCCAATTTTCAACTCTCTAGAACAGCTATGCTTGTTGTGGCAGCTGGTTAATTGCCATGTTTGCTCATTCTTCATCTTCCCATAGTATGCAAACCAGTTGCAACCCTCCACGCAAGTAACCTTCACTCTCCGAAGGTCAACCTTATCAAACCTCAAACCCCTGCCAGTGTGTACAGCATAGGCAGTAGCACAATCCTTAAACTCCTCTCTTGATACATAAAGAGTTCCAACCTCTCACTTGTACTCACTCATGTCCTTTAGCTGCTTGTGCAACGAATACTTCTTGGCAACACTattatcatcctcatcatcatcaataataGGAATATCCAGAAAATCTTTAGATTCATATCTTTCTTCCTCATCACCTAAACCTGCAATAATCTTCTCCTTACCTTTGTCATTGTCACTCCTACTTTCTTTTGCTGCATCTGTTTGGGTTTCAGTTGATGCAACCTCGAATCTATCCCTTACCCTGATGTTGACATCTACTAACCCCTCTGCCCCTTCCTTGTCATCATCACTGTCACCAAACACAACTTCAGCAGCACTATCTTCTGAGCAATAACCATTTCTGGAATCAGAACTCCATGAATCACTACTATCATCTTTACCACCCTTGGGATTATACTCCTCGTCCTCACTGCCATCACTACCTTGTTCTTCCTCATCTGACTCATCTATTCCATCTTTCTCAGCCACAATTTCTTCCTCTACATTTGGGTCAGAATTTATCTCCACCTGTCCAACTGCATGGCCTCAAATGTAACCATTGGGCCTGGCCCATCAGATCCACCAGCCTTCTCTTGCATGGTAGTTTCAGTACTCCCTAACATGTGTACATCCTCAACCTCTTTATGGATATCACTAGTTTTGTGAACTACATATAGCTCCACCATATCCTCCCTAACCCCAATGTTAGCCATATCCATTGCATCTTTGTCGGTTCGCAGCATCCTTAAGCCTTCTTCTGTACTCTGATCCTGTGATTTGTACTACATTGTTGTAATATCTTTCTTCAAATACCCTTGTCTGCTCACTATGTCATAAACCTCAATCAGGCTCTACTCATCTTCATTGCAGTAGTCTATCACAGTTGTCTCCCCACCCAAATACTTCAAAGGCCCTCCTTGAAGTCCAAAGCTACCTTGGTGGTAAACTTTCACACTAAAATTACTCATCCTAAATAGCAGACCCTGTTACATCAGGTAAACATAGTGAAACAACATCAACCGTAAGCACAGATTGAGTCACCAAAAACAAGTAAATTCATGCCCTAACTAGCATTCGCAACGAACATTTTTCTGGGagtacaaaaaattaaataaaccctAAAATGCAAACAATCTCCTATATGGCCATCGTTCTTCGTGGAACTACTGAATAAAAccccaaaaaataaaatttttcccCGTACATACCTTGTCGAATGAAACCACTCTGTCACCAGAACAAAGGTGTGTGCTTTCATgcaacacaaccaacaacaacCCGCCAACTACCTTGCAGCCCCTCCCTGCGATCAGCCTCGAAGAAGAGTAAAACGTGTGTGGTAAGGAAAACTGGAATGGAAAACGTTGCGTAGAGGTGCTCTATTTCTTCAACGTTTCGTATTTGCTACAGTGAATGGTATAATGGGCGCGAAGAAGCAGACGTGTCTGTGTTAACCTTTGGGCTTACTCACTCAACGTCCACGTATGCAACGCCGTTAACAAAATGTTAATCATTTTGACGGTAGGACAACATTGATTCGATTTAGAAACGTttgggatacaaataggacgtttaaaatgttagggacaGGTTTGAGACTTactccaaacgttggggacataaatgatactttactctaaaatttATCAGGAttaaattattgttttttttttactaaaaatatggAGACTCGAACTCGCGACCTCTTAAGTGAGTATGGAAAGACTATGCCAGATTAAATTATTGtttaatgattaaaattaaaatcttaaaaatatttataaaaatatttatatttaaacatgtaaaaaaacagaagaaaaattagtacattcaaaatattaaatttataaaaatatgagcAAAAATAAATCGATTCTgctaaataaacaataaaaacaagTGTAATAACTCgtaccatgcacgtgataagattaaaattataattttaaattgttctattaaaattaatttgaattataataatttaattaataaataagtaaTATGATGTGTATTGTTTGCTTTTTTTTAATATGGTATTAAGTGTATTACCTCAAATGTAGCTATTAAGTGTATAAGAATTATGTttgaattatgaattctctaaataaaattatcccatttaaaatatttaaattataattttaatcatgaattataattatgatttaaaaaaattgatatgatATTACAATTTTTTTCCACTTcactattaatattaatatactgATATTGCAAGTCTACATTACAATATTTTACTGAATCTtgactgaaaaagaaaataattacgtGTTTCTATCATTCAATTTATTTAATACACCACGTGCTAAcactaacaatatttttttaaaaaaatatattgataaaaatagatataatattattacaaatataacataaaaaaataaaatatataaataaatgctaaACCAATATGCTTACCAAtgtctttgttaaatttttttaaattagagaaTAATTACGTATTCGGTTGTTTGGTAATCACATAGATGATCAAGTAATTAGATTGTAAATTGATAC is a window encoding:
- the LOC140183246 gene encoding uncharacterized protein, which encodes MCEVFNSVIVDARERPIVSMLEDIRVYIMRRWADNRDRIIEYPREVLPRIRIKVEKQADASGKWVSTYAGRDKYEVTSIHGGKEKFVVDLKTHECSCRKFQLSRIHCAHAMTCIRKMCFNVDNFVENCYKKATYSECHQHVVYPVNGPNL